From the genome of Argentina anserina chromosome 4, drPotAnse1.1, whole genome shotgun sequence, one region includes:
- the LOC126792948 gene encoding serine/threonine-protein kinase AFC2-like isoform X1 gives MEMDYVTEFPLSHVDRRPKKKPRFAWDGPQSHPKAHSGIYYEQDVGNGTSYGHSRVQPDHPSLFVKGLTQKGSPPWREDDKDGHYMFGLGENLTSRYKIHRKIGEGTFGQVLECWDRETKEMVAVKVVRSIKKYREAAMIEIDVLQLLGKYDRNGSRCVQIRNWFDYRNHICIVFEMLGPSLYDFLRKNNYRAFPVDLVRELGRQLLECVAFIHDIRLIHTDLKPENILFVSPEYVKVPDYRFTSRPPKDGTCYRRLPKSSAIKVIDFGSTAYEHQEHNYIVSTRHYRAPEVILGLGWSYPCDIWSIGCILVELCSGEALFQTHENLEHLAMMERVLGPLPQHMLKRADRHAEKYVRRGRLDWPEGANSRESIKSVLKLHRLQNIVMQHVDHSAGDLIDLLQGLLRFEPSNRLTAPEALRHPFFTGDHYRRF, from the exons ATGGAGATGGATTATGTGACGGAGTTTCCTCTCTCTCATGTTGATCGGCGTCCCAAAAAGAAGCCCAGGTTTGCTTGGGATGGCCCCCAATCCCATCCAAAG GCTCATTCAGGAATATATTATGAGCAAGATGTTGGGAATGGAACAAGCTATGGACATTCGAGGGTACAGCCAGACCATCCTAGTTTGTTTGTTAAGGGGTTGACTCAAAAGGGCTCTCCCCCATGGCGAGAGGACGACAAAGATGGGCATTACATGTTTGGACTCGGAGAGAATTTAACTTCTCGCT ATAAAATTCACAGGAAAATTGGAGAAG GAACTTTTGGTCAAGTTTTGGAATGCTGGGACAGGGAAACAAAGGAGATGGTAGCTGTAAAAGTTGTCAGAAGTATCAAGAAATATCGTGAAGCAGCAATGATAGAAATTGATGTCCTACAGTTGCTTGGAAAGTATGACAGAAATGGCAGTCG TTGTGTTCAAATACGGAACTGGTTTGACTATCGTAACCATATATGTATA GTATTTGAGATGCTTGGACCAAGCTTATATGATTTCCTTCGGAAAAATAATTATCGCGCATTTCCGGTTGATCTTGTCCGCGAGCTTGGCAGGCAACTATTGGAATGTGTAGCAT TTATACATGATATTCGTCTCATCCATACTGACTTGAAGCCTGAGAATATACTGTTTGTTTCTCCAGAATATGTTAAAGTACCGGACTACAGG TTTACATCCCGTCCGCCAAAGGATGGAACCTGTTATAGAAGGTTGCCAAAGTCCAGTGCTATCAAAGTTATTGATTTTGGTAGCACAGCCTATGAGCATCAAGAACACAACTATATTGTATCGACAAGGCACTACCGTGCCCCTGAGGTCATTCTAG GACTTGGATGGAGTTATCCATGTGACATTTGGAGCATTGGCTGCATCTTGGTAGAGCTGTGTTCG GGAGAAGCTTTGTTTCAGACACATGAGAACCTAGAACACCTGGCTATGATGGAAAGGGTACTAGGTCCATTGCCGCAGCATATGTTAAAAAGAGCAGA CCGCCATGCCGAGAAGTATGTGAGGAGGGGTAGGTTGGACTGGCCTGAAGGTGCAAACTCTCGGGAAAGTATTAAATCTGTATTAAAGCTACATCGTCTGCAG AATATAGTGATGCAGCATGTAGATCATTCGGCTGGTGATCTCATTGACCTTCTGCAAGGTCTCCTTAGATTTGAGCCTTCTAATAGGCTAACAGCTCCTGAAGCCCTAAGGCATCCGTTCTTTACCGGGGATCATTACAGAAGGTTTTAG
- the LOC126792948 gene encoding serine/threonine-protein kinase AFC1-like isoform X2, with the protein MVAVKVVRSIKKYREAAMIEIDVLQLLGKYDRNGSRCVQIRNWFDYRNHICIVFEMLGPSLYDFLRKNNYRAFPVDLVRELGRQLLECVAFIHDIRLIHTDLKPENILFVSPEYVKVPDYRFTSRPPKDGTCYRRLPKSSAIKVIDFGSTAYEHQEHNYIVSTRHYRAPEVILGLGWSYPCDIWSIGCILVELCSGEALFQTHENLEHLAMMERVLGPLPQHMLKRADRHAEKYVRRGRLDWPEGANSRESIKSVLKLHRLQNIVMQHVDHSAGDLIDLLQGLLRFEPSNRLTAPEALRHPFFTGDHYRRF; encoded by the exons ATGGTAGCTGTAAAAGTTGTCAGAAGTATCAAGAAATATCGTGAAGCAGCAATGATAGAAATTGATGTCCTACAGTTGCTTGGAAAGTATGACAGAAATGGCAGTCG TTGTGTTCAAATACGGAACTGGTTTGACTATCGTAACCATATATGTATA GTATTTGAGATGCTTGGACCAAGCTTATATGATTTCCTTCGGAAAAATAATTATCGCGCATTTCCGGTTGATCTTGTCCGCGAGCTTGGCAGGCAACTATTGGAATGTGTAGCAT TTATACATGATATTCGTCTCATCCATACTGACTTGAAGCCTGAGAATATACTGTTTGTTTCTCCAGAATATGTTAAAGTACCGGACTACAGG TTTACATCCCGTCCGCCAAAGGATGGAACCTGTTATAGAAGGTTGCCAAAGTCCAGTGCTATCAAAGTTATTGATTTTGGTAGCACAGCCTATGAGCATCAAGAACACAACTATATTGTATCGACAAGGCACTACCGTGCCCCTGAGGTCATTCTAG GACTTGGATGGAGTTATCCATGTGACATTTGGAGCATTGGCTGCATCTTGGTAGAGCTGTGTTCG GGAGAAGCTTTGTTTCAGACACATGAGAACCTAGAACACCTGGCTATGATGGAAAGGGTACTAGGTCCATTGCCGCAGCATATGTTAAAAAGAGCAGA CCGCCATGCCGAGAAGTATGTGAGGAGGGGTAGGTTGGACTGGCCTGAAGGTGCAAACTCTCGGGAAAGTATTAAATCTGTATTAAAGCTACATCGTCTGCAG AATATAGTGATGCAGCATGTAGATCATTCGGCTGGTGATCTCATTGACCTTCTGCAAGGTCTCCTTAGATTTGAGCCTTCTAATAGGCTAACAGCTCCTGAAGCCCTAAGGCATCCGTTCTTTACCGGGGATCATTACAGAAGGTTTTAG
- the LOC126792948 gene encoding serine/threonine-protein kinase AFC1-like isoform X3 produces the protein MSYSCLESMTEMAVVIHDIRLIHTDLKPENILFVSPEYVKVPDYRFTSRPPKDGTCYRRLPKSSAIKVIDFGSTAYEHQEHNYIVSTRHYRAPEVILGLGWSYPCDIWSIGCILVELCSGEALFQTHENLEHLAMMERVLGPLPQHMLKRADRHAEKYVRRGRLDWPEGANSRESIKSVLKLHRLQNIVMQHVDHSAGDLIDLLQGLLRFEPSNRLTAPEALRHPFFTGDHYRRF, from the exons ATGTCCTACAGTTGCTTGGAAAGTATGACAGAAATGGCAGTCG TTATACATGATATTCGTCTCATCCATACTGACTTGAAGCCTGAGAATATACTGTTTGTTTCTCCAGAATATGTTAAAGTACCGGACTACAGG TTTACATCCCGTCCGCCAAAGGATGGAACCTGTTATAGAAGGTTGCCAAAGTCCAGTGCTATCAAAGTTATTGATTTTGGTAGCACAGCCTATGAGCATCAAGAACACAACTATATTGTATCGACAAGGCACTACCGTGCCCCTGAGGTCATTCTAG GACTTGGATGGAGTTATCCATGTGACATTTGGAGCATTGGCTGCATCTTGGTAGAGCTGTGTTCG GGAGAAGCTTTGTTTCAGACACATGAGAACCTAGAACACCTGGCTATGATGGAAAGGGTACTAGGTCCATTGCCGCAGCATATGTTAAAAAGAGCAGA CCGCCATGCCGAGAAGTATGTGAGGAGGGGTAGGTTGGACTGGCCTGAAGGTGCAAACTCTCGGGAAAGTATTAAATCTGTATTAAAGCTACATCGTCTGCAG AATATAGTGATGCAGCATGTAGATCATTCGGCTGGTGATCTCATTGACCTTCTGCAAGGTCTCCTTAGATTTGAGCCTTCTAATAGGCTAACAGCTCCTGAAGCCCTAAGGCATCCGTTCTTTACCGGGGATCATTACAGAAGGTTTTAG
- the LOC126791872 gene encoding NDR1/HIN1-like protein 13, translating to MPLPQQTNFFTWSAAVCCAIFWILIILAGLIVLIVYIVFRPRTPKFDISTATLNAAYLDMGYLLNADLTVLVNFINPNKKVSVYFSPMYIDAYYGSTLIATTYIEPFTARKHHSMFASVHMVASQVRLGLLESQKLKKQLESSRASFEIKGYFRARANFGSLLRYSYKLHGDCTVVFSRPPDGIIVGRKCKTRH from the coding sequence ATGCCACTCCCTCAACAAACCAACTTCTTCACATGGTCTGCAGCAGTGTGCTGCGCCATTTTTTGGATCCTCATAATCTTAGCAGGTCTCATTGTCCTCATTGTCTATATAGTCTTTCGCCCTCGGACCCCAAAGTTCGACATTTCCACAGCCACACTAAACGCAGCCTATCTCGACATGGGGTATCTCCTCAATGCCGACCTTACTGTGCTAGTTAACTTCATCAATCCTAACAAGAAAGTGAGCGTCTACTTTAGTCCCATGTACATTGATGCTTACTATGGTAGCACCCTCATTGCTACCACCTACATTGAACCTTTCACAGCACGCAAGCATCACTCCATGTTTGCAAGTGTGCATATGGTGGCGAGTCAGGTTCGTCTTGGACTGCTCGAAAGCCAAAAGCTGAAGAAGCAGCTGGAGAGCAGCAGAGCCAGCTTTGAAATCAAAGGCTACTTCAGAGCTCGAGCCAATTTCGGAAGCCTGCTGAGATACTCTTATAAATTACATGGTGACTGCACCGTTGTGTTCTCCAGACCTCCTGATGGGATTATCGTTGGTAGAAAATGCAAGACGAGACATTGA
- the LOC126791012 gene encoding pentatricopeptide repeat-containing protein At1g13040, mitochondrial: MYHSLGVRRLIFRSRIAYYVKTGLIDHALQVFDEMTQSNCRVFSLDYNRFIGVLVKHSRYDLAEHYYYEMSPQGFSLTPFTYSRFISGLCNVKNFTLIEKIIRDMDRLGAVPDIWAFNIYLNLLCQQNRVHYALEVFDGMVVKGRAPDVVSYTIVIDGLCKAERFDNAVEVWSRMIGEGFRPDTIACTALVLGLCGGGKVDLAYDLVIGEMKGGVEFNHLIYNALISGFCRARRIDKAQAIKVFMKRNGCEPDLVTHNVLLNYCCNEFMVEEAEELMKRMEKSGMGLDSYSYNGFLKALCKASTPEKACLFMRNMMEPKGLCNVVSFNTVITAFCKAGQSRRAYKLFQQMFQKKILPDVVTFTILIKTFLREGSSDIAKKLLDQMTGMDLLPDRIFYTTIIDHLCKGGKIAMAWDVFNDMLEKGITADVVLYNALISGLFRASRLTEAMHLYKEMQTTGCCPDEVTFKVVIGGLIREKSLSEACGVWDEMMEKGFTLDRVLSETLINAIHSNDGA, encoded by the coding sequence ATGTATCACAGTCTCGGCGTCCGCCGCCTCATCTTCCGCAGCCGCATCGCCTACTACGTCAAAACCGGCCTCATCGACCACGCCCTCCAAGTGTTCGACGAAATGACCCAGTCCAATTGCCGCGTCTTCAGCCTCGACTACAACCGCTTCATCGGCGTCCTCGTCAAACACTCCCGCTACGACCTCGCCGAGCACTACTACTACGAAATGTCGCCGCAGGGCTTCTCCCTCACCCCGTTCACCTACTCCAGGTTCATTTCCGGCCTCTGCAATGTCAAGAACTTCACATTGATCGAGAAGATTATTAGAGACATGGATAGGTTAGGCGCCGTGCCGGATATTTGGGCTTTTAACATATACTTGAACCTTCTGTGTCAACAAAATAGGGTACATTATGCTTTGGAGGTTTTCGATGGGATGGTTGTCAAGGGGAGAGCCCCTGATGTTGTTTCGTATACGATTGTGATCGATGGATTGTGTAAAGCTGAGAGGTTTGACAATGCTGTTGAGGTTTGGAGTCGTATGATTGGTGAGGGATTTAGGCCGGATACTATTGCGTGCACCGCGCTTGTTCTTGGGCTGTGTGGAGGTGGGAAGGTGGATTTGGCTTATGACCTTGTGATTGGGGAGATGAAGGGTGGAGTGGAGTTTAATCATTTGATTTATAATGCGCTGATCAGTGGGTTTTGTAGGGCGCGTAGGATTGACAAGGCGCAGGCGATTAAGGTGTTTATGAAGAGGAATGGGTGCGAGCCGGATTTAGTGACGCATAATGTGTTGTTGAATTATTGTTGTAATGAGTTCATGGTGGAGGAGGCGGAGGAGTTGATGAAGCGGATGGAGAAGAGTGGGATGGGACTCGATTCGTATAGTTATAATGGGTTTCTTAAGGCACTTTGTAAAGCCAGTACGCCGGAAAAGGCATGTTTGTTTATGAGGAACATGATGGAGCCGAAAGGTTTGTGTAATGTTGTTTCGTTTAATACTGTCATTACAGCGTTCTGCAAGGCAGGCCAGAGTAGGAGGGCATATAAGCTCTTTCAGCAaatgtttcaaaagaaaattttaccAGATGTTGTCACATTTACCATTCTGATAAAAACGTTTTTAAGAGAAGGTAGCTCAGATATAGCCAAGAAACTTCTTGATCAGATGACAGGGATGGATCTGTTGCCTGATCGTATATTTTACACTACGATTATTGATCACCTATGCAAGGGTGGGAAAATTGCAATGGCTTGGGATGTTTTCAATGATATGTTAGAGAAGGGAATCACCGCTGATGTCGTTTTGTATAATGCTCTCATTAGCGGGCTTTTCAGGGCTTCTAGACTGACTGAAGCCATGCATTTATACAAGGAAATGCAGACTACAGGATGCTGTCCTGATGAGGTAACTTTCAAAGTGGTAATTGGAGGTCTTATAAGGGAAAAGAGTCTTTCTGAGGCTTGTGGGGTATGGGATGAGATGATGGAGAAAGGCTTTACTCTGGATAGAGTTCTATCCGAGACATTGATTAATGCTATCCATTCAAACGATGGAGCATGA
- the LOC126790683 gene encoding protein-tyrosine-phosphatase MKP1-like isoform X2 codes for MLGEEEKSGIAGNTDRKKYLRSMSWSDRSPSKLPNPYPKPQLNGKARSCLPPLQPLSIAKSSVKEWPRAGSDDLGVWPQPQTPRGSAKPFPGSNPEQGGREFEFKKDKLAFFDKECSRIAEHIYLGSDAVAKNREVLRNNGITHVLNCVGFVSPEYFKYDLVYKTLWLKDSPSEDITSILYDVFDYFEDVRKQNGRVFVHCCQGVSRSTSLVIAYLMWREGQSFQDAFQYVKAARGVTNPNMGFACQLLQCQKRVHAVPASPSSVLRMYRMAPHSSYDPLHLVPKMLNHPGAQGLDSRGAFVVHVPSAIYVWIGKDCNTMMSDNARAAALQVIQYERAKGPIVDINEGKEPLEFWDALSSGLSEDDCSKGDVKKEETFPSGGNKVAAVTCIPVGERKVLEYDLDFEMFHKALAGGVVPTLSVSNTESETCLPARENGWGRLRQKFASGIMKDLVSNESDMVVEVDKDTENPASLIEPSSPLSASSQCCGTPDSFECYPISSPNRISDTCREVGRSVALTNPLSFPTTDCGSPNSCSWFPDNNLKFSSKSPTLSPSTSEYSSSSFTFSPSSSNWSDLSCLSSQQPSPSGLDSADPLCIKHSPLADSSRLLFKESPSSPREALSADITLEVTNTCLTCKGISPSIAERRGSRPPPLMLLPSVEESPKVTRTLVRSWSFSLPDLDDDLMDTDCNQAENASNGDELMSGVDVNNSESDLHSAEVINPVLYQWPSLNKVVMHQSGKLHSRSAYLLLAPDATVGANKLGVLFVWLGRYILHEKGENATFEDSHLQWETIGRCFLENRGLPTSSPVQIVKEGEEPDEFLYHLSCKSLQKT; via the exons ATGTTGGGTGAGGAAGAAAAGAGTGGGATTGCCGGAAATACTGACCGGAAAAAATATCTCCGGTCGATGTCATGGAGTGACCGGTCACCTTCCAAGCTGCCTAATCCTTATCCAAAGCCTCAGCTGAATGGTAAGGCAAGGTCTTGCTTGCCTCCACTTCAGCCTCTTTCAATTGCCAAGAGTAGTGTTAAGGAGTGGCCTAGGGCTGGTTCTGATGATCTTGGGGTTTGGCCTCAGCCCCAGACCCCTAGAGGGTCTGCTAAGCCCTTTCCGGGTTCGAACCCGGAGCAGGGTGGGAGAGAGTTTGAGTTTAAGAAAGATAAGCTTGCCTTTTTTGATAAGGAGTGCTCTAGGATTGCAGAGCATATATACTTGGGGAGTGATGCTGTGGCTAAGAACAGGGAGGTTTTGAGGAATAATGGGATCACCCATGTGCTCAACTGTGTTGGGTTTGTGTCTCCTGAGTATTTCAAGTATGATCTTGTGTACAAGACGCTCTGGTTGAAGGATAGCCCATCGGAGGACATTACGAGCATTCTCTATGATGTGTTTGATTATTTTGAAGATGTGAGGAAGCAGAATGGGAGAGTTTTTGTGCATTGTTGTCAGGGAGTGTCGCGGTCGACCTCGTTGGTGATTGCATACCTCATGTGGAGGGAGGGACAGAGCTTCCAAGATGCATTTCAGTATGTGAAGGCGGCAAGAGGGGTGACAAATCCCAATATGGGGTTTGCTTGTCAActtctgcagtgccagaagaGGGTGCATGCTGTGCCTGCAAGCCCGAGTTCTGTGTTGAGGATGTACAGGATGGCTCCACATTCATCGTATGATCCGCTTCATCTGGTGCCGAAGATGTTGAACCATCCAGGTGCACAGGGACTTGACTCTCGTGGTGCTTTTGTTGTACATGTCCCATCTGCTATATATGTCTGGATTGGGAAGGATTGCAACACAATGATGTCGGATAATGCAAGAGCAGCTGCCCTTCAGGTCATCCAGTATGAGAGGGCAAAAGGTCCAATTGTGGACATCAACGAAGGCAAGGAGCCATTAGAATTTTGGGATGCTCTTTCCAGTGGGCTTTCAGAAGATGATTGCAGCAAGGGAGATGTTAAAAAGGAAGAAACCTTTCCTTCTGGAGGCAATAAGGTTGCTGCAGTGACTTGTATTCCAGTGGGTGAAAGGAAGGTTTTGGAATATGATTTGGATTTCGAAATGTTCCATAAGGCACTTGCAGGTGGGGTTGTTCCAACATTATCAGTATCAAATACTGAGTCCGAAACTTGCCTTCCTGCCAGAGAAAATGGATGGGGTAGATTGCGGCAGAAGTTTGCTAGCGGAATTATGAAGGATTTGGTCAGCAATGAATCGGATATGGTTGTGGAAGTTGACAAAGACACGGAGAACCCTGCTTCTTTGATTGAGCCTTCATCCCCATTGTCAGCGTCAAGCCAGTGTTGTGGTACACCAGATTCCTTTGAATGTTATCCAATTAGTAGCCCAAATAGGATAAGCGATACTTGTAGGGAAGTAGGACGATCTGTTGCTCTTACCAATCCATTATCATTTCCAACGACAGACTGTGGGTCACCcaattcttgttcttggtttcctgataacaatcttaagtttAGCTCAAAATCCCCAACACTCTCTCCTTCAACATCTGAATACTCTAGTTCATCGTTTACCTTTTCACCCTCATCTTCTAATTGGTCAGACTTGTCATGCTTGTCTTCTCAACAGCCTTCACCGTCAGGCTTGGATTCTGCAGATCCATTATGTATTAAGCATAGCCCCTTAGCTGATAGCTCACGGTTACTTTTCAAAGAGTCTCCTTCTTCACCTCGAGAGGCATTGTCAGCTGATATCACTTTGGAAGTGACAAATACATGTTTGACATGTAAAGGGATTTCCCCTTCTATAGCTGAGCGTAGAGGGAGTAGACCTCCACCTCTAATGTTGCTACCCTCAGTTGAAGAATCACCTAAAGTAACGAGGACTTTGGTACGATCATGGTCGTTTTCCTTGCCTGACTTGGATGATGATCTGATGGACACTGATTGCAACCAAGCTGAAAATGCAAGCAACGGAGATGAGCTAATGTCGGGTGTTGACGTTAATAACTCTGAAAGTGATTTACATTCTGCAGAGGTGATTAACCCTGTTTTGTACCAGTGGCCTTCTTTGAATAAGGTGGTGATGCATCAGTCTGGCAAACTTCATTCCAGATCAGCGTATCTTTTGCTAGCTCCAGATGCGACTGTGGGTGCTAATAAACTTGGAGTCTTATTTGTGTGGTTGGGACGTTATATTTTGCATGAGAAAGGAGAAAATGCAACATTTGAGGACAGCCATCTTCAATGGGAGACCATAGGACGCTGCTTCCTTGAGAATAGGGGTTTGCCTACGAGTTCCCCTGTACAG ATAGTGAAAGAAGGTGAGGAGCCAGACGAGTTCCTATACCATCTCAGCTGTAA ATCACTACAGAAAACATAA
- the LOC126790683 gene encoding protein-tyrosine-phosphatase MKP1-like isoform X1, giving the protein MLGEEEKSGIAGNTDRKKYLRSMSWSDRSPSKLPNPYPKPQLNGKARSCLPPLQPLSIAKSSVKEWPRAGSDDLGVWPQPQTPRGSAKPFPGSNPEQGGREFEFKKDKLAFFDKECSRIAEHIYLGSDAVAKNREVLRNNGITHVLNCVGFVSPEYFKYDLVYKTLWLKDSPSEDITSILYDVFDYFEDVRKQNGRVFVHCCQGVSRSTSLVIAYLMWREGQSFQDAFQYVKAARGVTNPNMGFACQLLQCQKRVHAVPASPSSVLRMYRMAPHSSYDPLHLVPKMLNHPGAQGLDSRGAFVVHVPSAIYVWIGKDCNTMMSDNARAAALQVIQYERAKGPIVDINEGKEPLEFWDALSSGLSEDDCSKGDVKKEETFPSGGNKVAAVTCIPVGERKVLEYDLDFEMFHKALAGGVVPTLSVSNTESETCLPARENGWGRLRQKFASGIMKDLVSNESDMVVEVDKDTENPASLIEPSSPLSASSQCCGTPDSFECYPISSPNRISDTCREVGRSVALTNPLSFPTTDCGSPNSCSWFPDNNLKFSSKSPTLSPSTSEYSSSSFTFSPSSSNWSDLSCLSSQQPSPSGLDSADPLCIKHSPLADSSRLLFKESPSSPREALSADITLEVTNTCLTCKGISPSIAERRGSRPPPLMLLPSVEESPKVTRTLVRSWSFSLPDLDDDLMDTDCNQAENASNGDELMSGVDVNNSESDLHSAEVINPVLYQWPSLNKVVMHQSGKLHSRSAYLLLAPDATVGANKLGVLFVWLGRYILHEKGENATFEDSHLQWETIGRCFLENRGLPTSSPVQIVKEGEEPDEFLYHLSCKSLQKT; this is encoded by the exons ATGTTGGGTGAGGAAGAAAAGAGTGGGATTGCCGGAAATACTGACCGGAAAAAATATCTCCGGTCGATGTCATGGAGTGACCGGTCACCTTCCAAGCTGCCTAATCCTTATCCAAAGCCTCAGCTGAATGGTAAGGCAAGGTCTTGCTTGCCTCCACTTCAGCCTCTTTCAATTGCCAAGAGTAGTGTTAAGGAGTGGCCTAGGGCTGGTTCTGATGATCTTGGGGTTTGGCCTCAGCCCCAGACCCCTAGAGGGTCTGCTAAGCCCTTTCCGGGTTCGAACCCGGAGCAGGGTGGGAGAGAGTTTGAGTTTAAGAAAGATAAGCTTGCCTTTTTTGATAAGGAGTGCTCTAGGATTGCAGAGCATATATACTTGGGGAGTGATGCTGTGGCTAAGAACAGGGAGGTTTTGAGGAATAATGGGATCACCCATGTGCTCAACTGTGTTGGGTTTGTGTCTCCTGAGTATTTCAAGTATGATCTTGTGTACAAGACGCTCTGGTTGAAGGATAGCCCATCGGAGGACATTACGAGCATTCTCTATGATGTGTTTGATTATTTTGAAGATGTGAGGAAGCAGAATGGGAGAGTTTTTGTGCATTGTTGTCAGGGAGTGTCGCGGTCGACCTCGTTGGTGATTGCATACCTCATGTGGAGGGAGGGACAGAGCTTCCAAGATGCATTTCAGTATGTGAAGGCGGCAAGAGGGGTGACAAATCCCAATATGGGGTTTGCTTGTCAActtctgcagtgccagaagaGGGTGCATGCTGTGCCTGCAAGCCCGAGTTCTGTGTTGAGGATGTACAGGATGGCTCCACATTCATCGTATGATCCGCTTCATCTGGTGCCGAAGATGTTGAACCATCCAGGTGCACAGGGACTTGACTCTCGTGGTGCTTTTGTTGTACATGTCCCATCTGCTATATATGTCTGGATTGGGAAGGATTGCAACACAATGATGTCGGATAATGCAAGAGCAGCTGCCCTTCAGGTCATCCAGTATGAGAGGGCAAAAGGTCCAATTGTGGACATCAACGAAGGCAAGGAGCCATTAGAATTTTGGGATGCTCTTTCCAGTGGGCTTTCAGAAGATGATTGCAGCAAGGGAGATGTTAAAAAGGAAGAAACCTTTCCTTCTGGAGGCAATAAGGTTGCTGCAGTGACTTGTATTCCAGTGGGTGAAAGGAAGGTTTTGGAATATGATTTGGATTTCGAAATGTTCCATAAGGCACTTGCAGGTGGGGTTGTTCCAACATTATCAGTATCAAATACTGAGTCCGAAACTTGCCTTCCTGCCAGAGAAAATGGATGGGGTAGATTGCGGCAGAAGTTTGCTAGCGGAATTATGAAGGATTTGGTCAGCAATGAATCGGATATGGTTGTGGAAGTTGACAAAGACACGGAGAACCCTGCTTCTTTGATTGAGCCTTCATCCCCATTGTCAGCGTCAAGCCAGTGTTGTGGTACACCAGATTCCTTTGAATGTTATCCAATTAGTAGCCCAAATAGGATAAGCGATACTTGTAGGGAAGTAGGACGATCTGTTGCTCTTACCAATCCATTATCATTTCCAACGACAGACTGTGGGTCACCcaattcttgttcttggtttcctgataacaatcttaagtttAGCTCAAAATCCCCAACACTCTCTCCTTCAACATCTGAATACTCTAGTTCATCGTTTACCTTTTCACCCTCATCTTCTAATTGGTCAGACTTGTCATGCTTGTCTTCTCAACAGCCTTCACCGTCAGGCTTGGATTCTGCAGATCCATTATGTATTAAGCATAGCCCCTTAGCTGATAGCTCACGGTTACTTTTCAAAGAGTCTCCTTCTTCACCTCGAGAGGCATTGTCAGCTGATATCACTTTGGAAGTGACAAATACATGTTTGACATGTAAAGGGATTTCCCCTTCTATAGCTGAGCGTAGAGGGAGTAGACCTCCACCTCTAATGTTGCTACCCTCAGTTGAAGAATCACCTAAAGTAACGAGGACTTTGGTACGATCATGGTCGTTTTCCTTGCCTGACTTGGATGATGATCTGATGGACACTGATTGCAACCAAGCTGAAAATGCAAGCAACGGAGATGAGCTAATGTCGGGTGTTGACGTTAATAACTCTGAAAGTGATTTACATTCTGCAGAGGTGATTAACCCTGTTTTGTACCAGTGGCCTTCTTTGAATAAGGTGGTGATGCATCAGTCTGGCAAACTTCATTCCAGATCAGCGTATCTTTTGCTAGCTCCAGATGCGACTGTGGGTGCTAATAAACTTGGAGTCTTATTTGTGTGGTTGGGACGTTATATTTTGCATGAGAAAGGAGAAAATGCAACATTTGAGGACAGCCATCTTCAATGGGAGACCATAGGACGCTGCTTCCTTGAGAATAGGGGTTTGCCTACGAGTTCCCCTGTACAG ATAGTGAAAGAAGGTGAGGAGCCAGACGAGTTCCTATACCATCTCAGCTGTAAATCACTACAGAAAACATAA